The DNA sequence AAGTCGCTCGGTCAACAGCGAATGTCCCGACGCATGGATCAGCGTGACTGGGTCCTGCAACAACAAGTCACCCCGGCCCGTGACCCGCATCTACTCCAGGTCGAGATCCAGGTCAGTCGTGCCGATGGCTCGTCTGTCGTGCATCGCACCACCGGCTGGGTCCGCCAGCGTCATGAATAAGCAGTCGGGCTTCACCTTGTTGGAGTTGGTTATCGCCATCGCCATTTTCGCCCTGCTCGGCCTGGCCGGTTGGCGTCTGTTCGACGGCGTCGTGCGTACCCAGCAGGGCGCGGGCCAGCATGAGCGTGAAATCAGGGCCCTGCAGCGCGCCGTGGGGGTGATCGAACGGGATGTATGGCAGGCCGTTGCCGGCAGTGTTGTGCTCGCGCCGGGACATCTGCAATTGCAGCGTAGCCATTGGCGCAACCCGTTGGATCAGCCGCGCAGCGAACGGCAAACCGTGAGCTATCGACTCGAGGGTGCCGTGTTGTGGCGCGACAGTCACGGTGAAGGGGCGGTTATCGTGCAACGGCAGAAACTGCTCGAGGATGTACGCAGCCTGAGCTGGCGAGCGTTCGACCCGAAACGCGGCTGGCACATCGAAACAGCGGGCGACAGCGCGCCGCTGGCGTTGGAGTGGGTCGTTTCTGCGGGGCGTTTCGAGCAGATCCGTCGCGTGCTGCTGTTGCCTGGGGCGTTGCCATGAAACGACAACGC is a window from the Pseudomonas brassicacearum genome containing:
- a CDS encoding type II secretion system protein GspJ, coding for MNKQSGFTLLELVIAIAIFALLGLAGWRLFDGVVRTQQGAGQHEREIRALQRAVGVIERDVWQAVAGSVVLAPGHLQLQRSHWRNPLDQPRSERQTVSYRLEGAVLWRDSHGEGAVIVQRQKLLEDVRSLSWRAFDPKRGWHIETAGDSAPLALEWVVSAGRFEQIRRVLLLPGALP